Proteins from a genomic interval of Niabella soli DSM 19437:
- a CDS encoding cold-shock protein — protein sequence MAESWNKRERELKKKNAKKKKEEKKQERKEHADKGKSFDDMLAYVDEYGNLSATPPDRTHKPITDIPPVVANSRALNPVDNTHTGVVTFYDSNKGFGFIKDTHTGESIFVHVNASAVELKENLKVAFEIERGPKGLIAVNVKAAV from the coding sequence ATGGCAGAAAGCTGGAATAAACGGGAAAGAGAATTAAAAAAGAAGAACGCTAAAAAGAAAAAAGAAGAAAAAAAACAGGAACGTAAAGAGCATGCCGATAAAGGCAAAAGCTTTGATGATATGCTTGCCTATGTAGATGAATACGGCAACCTGTCTGCCACACCACCCGACAGAACCCACAAACCCATTACTGACATCCCACCCGTTGTAGCCAATAGCCGGGCCTTAAATCCAGTCGATAACACCCATACAGGCGTTGTTACTTTTTACGACAGCAACAAAGGATTCGGATTTATTAAGGACACCCATACAGGCGAAAGCATTTTCGTACACGTGAACGCATCGGCTGTTGAATTAAAAGAAAACCTGAAAGTTGCTTTTGAAATAGAGCGCGGCCCCAAAGGCCTGATAGCTGTAAATGTAAAAGCCGCCGTTTGA
- a CDS encoding RNA recognition motif domain-containing protein, translating to MNIFVSNLGYSFTSEDLSELFSSYGAVDSARVITDKITRQSRGFGFVEMPDENAAIKAIRDLNGTMQDGRSIKVSEARPKEEKPSYSNRW from the coding sequence ATGAACATTTTCGTGTCCAATCTTGGGTACAGCTTTACCTCTGAAGACCTTTCTGAATTATTTTCATCATACGGTGCTGTGGATAGCGCCCGCGTCATCACAGACAAAATCACCCGGCAAAGCAGGGGTTTTGGATTTGTTGAAATGCCGGATGAAAATGCCGCTATTAAGGCGATCCGGGATCTGAACGGCACCATGCAGGACGGCCGCTCTATTAAAGTATCCGAGGCACGTCCCAAAGAAGAAAAGCCCAGCTATTCTAACCGCTGGTAA
- a CDS encoding Na+/H+ antiporter — MASFGSVRNSILLSAAIIKGFLINAGIVFFSRFNIMLHHLPFYLLLIVFIMLLVMLAKRINVAYPIILVLGGLAISLIPAMPVVEINHELIFFVFLPPLLYEAAWQTSWKEFWRFRRIISSFAFLIVILTSLVVAWVASSFIPGFSLALGFLLGGIVSPPDAVSASAIMKSVKVPKALEAIIEGESLLNDASSLIVFRFALVAVETGSFVFRDAAFSFFWVILAGIAIGLAVGFLFYLLHRWLPTDVNIDLVFTLVAPYAMYLAAESLHVSGVLAVVSGGLFLSTHQHRIMNSSSRLRVTSVWSALGFVLNGLVFMLIGLALPSIANGLGDVSMNEAIGYGVLITGVLIVGRLLSAYGAIGFTLFISRYIRTAGAPRNWKAPFIFGWSGMRGVVSLAAALSIPAVLTGTTIPFPQRNLILFITFIVILLTLIVQGLTMPWFIKVLRLEDPDHHPAYEEERKMISQRLASNSLSYMREHYADELTAQPALQKISQIWESKKEFTGNEQLNVVCRNVYLEVINKQRDWLHEWNKDLKTNEEIIRGQLMQLDLEEEKLKLS; from the coding sequence ATGGCGTCGTTTGGTAGTGTCCGGAACAGCATTTTGCTCAGCGCAGCTATTATAAAAGGGTTTCTTATTAATGCCGGTATTGTATTTTTTAGTAGATTCAATATTATGTTGCATCACCTTCCCTTTTATCTCCTGCTGATCGTGTTTATTATGCTGTTGGTTATGCTGGCGAAGCGTATTAATGTTGCCTACCCGATCATACTGGTATTGGGTGGGCTGGCAATCAGCCTGATACCGGCGATGCCGGTAGTGGAAATCAATCACGAACTTATTTTCTTTGTTTTTTTGCCGCCTCTTTTATATGAGGCTGCCTGGCAAACTTCCTGGAAAGAGTTTTGGCGGTTCCGGCGTATCATTAGCAGTTTTGCATTTTTGATCGTAATCCTCACCTCCCTGGTGGTGGCCTGGGTAGCCAGCAGTTTTATCCCCGGGTTTAGCCTGGCATTGGGTTTTCTGTTGGGCGGCATTGTATCGCCCCCCGATGCCGTAAGCGCTTCTGCTATTATGAAATCGGTAAAAGTGCCCAAGGCGCTGGAGGCCATTATAGAAGGAGAGAGCTTATTGAACGACGCATCGAGCCTGATCGTGTTTCGCTTTGCATTGGTAGCGGTGGAAACGGGGAGCTTTGTGTTCCGGGATGCCGCCTTTAGTTTTTTCTGGGTGATACTGGCAGGTATTGCTATTGGGCTGGCGGTAGGCTTTTTGTTCTATTTATTGCACCGGTGGCTGCCTACTGATGTAAATATCGACCTGGTGTTTACGCTGGTGGCGCCTTATGCAATGTACCTGGCTGCAGAATCGCTCCACGTTTCGGGGGTGCTGGCGGTTGTGAGCGGGGGGCTGTTCCTGTCTACCCATCAGCACCGGATCATGAACAGCAGCAGCCGGCTCCGGGTCACCAGCGTTTGGTCTGCGCTGGGCTTTGTGCTCAACGGGCTGGTCTTTATGCTGATCGGGTTGGCGCTGCCATCGATTGCAAACGGGTTGGGAGATGTAAGCATGAACGAGGCGATCGGCTACGGCGTACTGATAACAGGGGTGCTCATCGTGGGGCGCCTGCTGTCGGCCTATGGAGCTATTGGTTTTACCCTTTTTATCAGCAGGTATATCCGGACGGCCGGAGCCCCCCGCAACTGGAAAGCTCCTTTTATATTTGGCTGGTCGGGTATGCGGGGCGTTGTGTCACTGGCTGCGGCTTTATCGATACCCGCGGTTCTTACGGGAACAACGATTCCTTTTCCGCAGCGTAACCTGATCCTTTTTATCACTTTTATTGTTATCCTTCTTACGCTGATCGTTCAGGGGCTCACGATGCCCTGGTTTATAAAAGTACTGCGGCTGGAAGATCCTGATCATCATCCTGCTTATGAAGAAGAACGCAAAATGATCAGTCAACGATTGGCCAGCAATAGTCTGAGTTATATGCGGGAGCACTATGCGGACGAATTAACTGCACAGCCGGCGCTTCAAAAGATCTCACAGATCTGGGAAAGTAAAAAGGAGTTTACGGGAAATGAACAGCTAAACGTGGTTTGCCGCAATGTGTACCTGGAAGTGATCAATAAACAACGGGACTGGTTGCATGAATGGAATAAAGATCTGAAGACCAATGAAGAGATCATACGCGGGCAACTGATGCAGTTGGATCTGGAAGAAGAAAAACTGAAGCTCTCCTGA
- a CDS encoding Atu2307/SP_0267 family LLM class monooxygenase: MEIGIDSFIATGAYDGPLRPGESLQAMEALLAKIEFADRSGLHVFGLGEHHRKEFLDEAPAVILAAAAARTKNIRLTSAVTVLSAADPVRVFQEYATLDLISKGRAEIVAGRGSFVDAYPLFGLNLDDYDALFAEKIELLLAIRDQETVTWKGRFRPALQEQPIYPRPYQGSLPVWIGVGGTPQSFVRAGMLGLPLMVAVIGGETRNFRPLIDLYYEAGKKAGHPREKLKVGLHFLGYVAETTQQAKDAYFPGYQQMMGKIGKERGWAVPTRAQFEAQAGPTGAYVVGDPGEVATKILRHSEALGGISRFTFQMDNPGLTHEQVYRSIELIGTKVIPLVNGPQGQ, encoded by the coding sequence ATGGAAATAGGAATAGATAGTTTTATTGCAACCGGGGCCTATGATGGTCCGCTGCGCCCCGGGGAGAGCCTGCAGGCCATGGAGGCATTATTGGCAAAGATCGAGTTTGCCGACCGGTCTGGATTGCATGTCTTTGGACTGGGCGAACATCATCGCAAAGAGTTTTTGGATGAAGCGCCTGCGGTGATCCTGGCCGCCGCCGCTGCCCGTACTAAAAACATACGCCTGACGAGCGCCGTCACGGTATTAAGTGCGGCGGATCCGGTGCGGGTGTTCCAGGAATACGCCACGTTGGATCTGATCTCCAAAGGCCGTGCGGAGATCGTAGCCGGCAGGGGATCTTTTGTAGATGCATACCCTTTATTCGGGTTGAATCTGGACGATTATGATGCGCTCTTCGCCGAAAAGATCGAATTGCTGCTGGCCATCCGGGATCAGGAAACAGTAACCTGGAAAGGCCGGTTCCGCCCTGCACTGCAGGAGCAGCCTATCTACCCGCGGCCCTACCAGGGATCTCTTCCTGTGTGGATCGGCGTTGGCGGAACACCGCAATCTTTTGTGCGGGCCGGCATGCTGGGCCTGCCGCTGATGGTAGCGGTTATCGGCGGGGAGACGCGTAATTTCCGTCCTTTGATCGACCTGTATTATGAGGCAGGTAAAAAAGCCGGCCACCCGCGTGAAAAGCTAAAAGTAGGATTGCACTTCCTGGGCTATGTAGCTGAAACCACGCAGCAGGCAAAGGACGCGTATTTCCCGGGATACCAGCAAATGATGGGAAAGATCGGCAAGGAACGGGGCTGGGCGGTACCCACACGCGCGCAATTTGAAGCGCAGGCCGGGCCAACCGGGGCCTATGTCGTAGGCGATCCCGGAGAGGTAGCAACAAAGATCCTGCGCCACAGCGAAGCATTAGGGGGCATTTCCAGGTTCACCTTCCAGATGGATAATCCCGGGCTTACCCATGAACAGGTGTACCGATCAATAGAACTGATCGGTACAAAAGTGATCCCATTGGTTAACGGGCCACAAGGTCAATAA
- a CDS encoding dihydrofolate reductase family protein gives MSKIIFDSAISLDGFFAGDNRGPDNPMGGVSGKIHSWMFKQKAFWKNINREGGEEYGADSKLIDEVFARTGAYIMGKRMFEEGEVHWAEDLYKTDVYVLTHERREPWVQKGTTTFYFINDGIQSALEKARRSAGGKDIRIQGGADTIRQFLNAGLVEEFFIHIAPVFLESGIRLFDGIDKDKYEIQIIEVIPSDQTTHLRYRLTKKV, from the coding sequence ATGAGCAAAATTATTTTCGACAGCGCTATATCACTTGATGGTTTCTTTGCGGGGGACAACAGGGGCCCCGACAACCCAATGGGGGGCGTTTCCGGGAAAATTCATAGTTGGATGTTTAAACAAAAAGCATTTTGGAAAAATATCAATAGGGAAGGGGGCGAAGAATACGGCGCAGACAGCAAGTTAATTGATGAGGTGTTTGCAAGAACGGGTGCTTACATTATGGGAAAACGAATGTTTGAAGAAGGCGAAGTGCATTGGGCGGAAGATTTATACAAAACAGATGTGTATGTGCTGACGCACGAGCGACGGGAGCCCTGGGTTCAAAAGGGAACCACAACTTTCTATTTCATCAACGACGGCATACAAAGTGCTTTGGAAAAGGCAAGACGATCCGCCGGCGGCAAAGACATAAGAATACAGGGCGGTGCTGATACGATCCGGCAATTTCTCAATGCAGGACTCGTGGAAGAATTTTTCATTCATATTGCTCCTGTTTTTTTAGAGAGCGGTATCCGGTTGTTTGATGGTATTGATAAAGACAAATATGAAATTCAAATTATTGAAGTAATAC